In Planctomycetota bacterium, the DNA window GCCGGCGCACGCGCCGAGCCCGAGCGAAAGCATCACCACGCCGAAGCCGAAGGCCAGATGCTTGGGATCAATCTTCACGCGTGCCTCCTTGCTGCTTCTGGTTCCTGATGAACACGTCCTTGAGCACCGACACGGGGGCCGGGATGACTTGGGCTCGCTTGTCAGCGGCCCGGGCGAACGGGTCGAAGTCGCCGGGCCGGAACGGGCGGGTCTTCTTGGGGTTGCGCTGGGTGTTGGCCACCAGCGCCATGACCGAACTCGTCCGGCTCCACTCGTCGCGCTGGCGGGCCTCGGCCATCGCGACCAGCTCTCGCAGCGTCAGGGGGGCTGGATCGATGCCGAGGACGCCGGCGCACTGCCAGACGAGCCGCCAGCCGCCGCCTCGACCGTCGGCGGCACCGCTTCGAGCACCGCCCGCTCCAGCGCCCCGCCGTCGATCAGCTCGTCGATCCGGCGTTCCACCACGTCCCGGGCCTTGTCCATCACCTCGCGTGTGGCCTTGAGCACCCGCCCGAGGTTGGCCCGGTCCCTCGAGCTCGGGCAGAAATCCACCAGTTCCTCCAGGAGCGCCGCCGTGGCGTGCTCGATCGCGTCCCCGGCCATCGATGCGCCGAACGTCTCGTCAGTGACCTGACGCTCATCCGCCTGTGGCTTGCACGCGGCGTAGATCACGTCGCACAAGAGGACGGGATCGCGCACGAGCTTCTCGATGAGCCCGTTTGACCCTTCGAGCACCTCCATGAGGTCGACGCCCGCGAGCCCACGCACGCGTTTGATCGCCGCGACGGTGATCTCGACGGTCCACTCGCGGCCCTGGTTGTCCTTGAACGTGCGCATCGATGCCTCCGATCCGTTATCCGCCGATCCAGCTCGGGGCCGTGTCCGAGTAGGTCACCTTGGCCGTCACCGAGACGGTGATGGCCTCCTCGAGCGCCTCGTTGCGGCTGAAGTTCGTGATCGAGAAGTCCGCCTGCAGCCCCTGGCCGTCGGCCTCGTCGAGGATCTGCAGCCCGATCAGGTCGTTGTTGAAGAACGCGTTCTTGATGGCGGTGAACCCCGCGTCGGCGGTATCCCAGACCATCTCCCACTCGACGCTCGCCTCCTTGAGCGTGGCGACCGTCGCGCGCCAGCCCGCGTTGGCGCGGGTGGTCACGTCGGCCTCGCCCGCTTCGAGGCTGAGGGTCACGTCCCTGACGTTGTCCATCGCTGTCCACGAGCCGGCCCCGCCCTGGCCGCCGACCAGGTAGAGCAGCTTGGCTTCCATGCCGAGCTTGATTGCCATCGGTTACCTCCTCACCCGGTAGGTGACGCTCAGAACACTGGTGAATACGCGGTGCTGCTCGAGGCTCTCGCTGGAGACGACCGGCTCGTGCGCAAGGCCAGCCCACGCCGCCTCGGGGAACCCCGCCAGCCGCGTGTGCCGCAGGCGGTCGCCGATGGCTTCGGTGAGTTCGAGCAGCTCATCGATCGCGGGCTGATCGTCTTCCGCCGGCAGCTTCTTCTGCACGCCCACATCGAGCACATGCTCGTAAGTGCTGCTCTCGCGGCTCGCGGCCGCGACGGTGGTCGTCCTTGGCACGACTGATACCCGCAGCTCGCCGAGCTCCTCGAGTGTGAACGCGGGCTGGTAGGTGCGGACGGCCGAGACCGGCTGGGCGTAGGTGCCCGCGTTGATGTGCTCGGCCACCGCGTCGGCGAGGGTGCTGATTGTGCTCATGGTCCCTTCGCGCCTCCGATGAAGCGGCCTTCGAGGTAGGACACCCGGCGCTCGATCGCCTGGTACTCGGCCCGCAGCGACCGAGCCTCAACGATGAGCTCGTCCAGCCGCCGCTCGACGTGGTCGAGCTTGGTGGTCACCACACCCCACTGGACCGTGACGGCCAGCGCCGCCATGCCGATGGTCAGTGCGATCGCGGCCCACCGGTGCCCGCCGTTCGGTGGGGGCGTAGGCCTGGGGGGATGTCCGTTCGTGGGAACACTGGTCACGGAAGGTCCTCGGTGGCGATGTGCTTGGTGTGGATGCGAAGCGCCTTGCGGTACGGGTCGCTGTACCGCCACGGCGGCTGGCCGCCGGGCGCATTGACCTCGTAGACGAACACGGATGAACCGACGGTTTCGCGGACGCGGTCGCCGGCCTTGGGCAAGGCGGGGCCATCGCCCAGATCCAGATCAGCCGTGCGGACCAGGAAGTCACGCGACTCGATCCGGTGGATGAGCCCGGCTTCGTTGGCCTGCTCGAACTCCGTGCGGCCGATGGTGGCGTTGAGCTCGACCTGAGCAGCGCCCCGCTGGTACACCACCGGTCGCGTCATGTGCGCGTGCCGCTGGGTATCGAGGAACGATGCGCCTTGTTCGAGCAGGTCCGCCACGGTGAAGCCTCCGATCGATACGTTCGCTTACTGCGACAGCCGGATACGAATGGTCGCGTCGGCGTCCGCCGCGGCCCGCACGACCTTGCCGATGAGCTTGTTGCCCGTCGCGGTCTTGGTCGCCATGTCGTTAGTGTTGTCCCAGTACGCGAGCTGACCGGCGGTGAAGCCCGTGCCCGCGGTGGTCGCCTTGGGGAAGTCGAAGACCCCCTCGACCGCGAGCGCACCGAGCTGGCCCGCCTTGAGATCCACCCGGGTGACCCCGACCAAATCGCCCTGCACGACGACCGTGCCCGCGGGCGTGTCGGCCCCCGGCGTGTAGTCGATCGCCGCGCCCTGCTGTACGAATGTGGTTGCCATCGCTATGCCTCCGTTGCCGTTGCCTGTGTCACCGGGGTCGACAGGGTCGAACCCGCCGCCGCCGAACTGAGTCATGCCTCACCCTTGCTCTTCACGCCGCCACGCGGGTCCTGCAGCGCCACGCCGAAGTCGTGGTAGCCGCGCATCTGGATCCCCAGCCGGTTGAAGCTCTGCTCGGCGGTCTCGATGGTCGGGGCTTCTTGTCCGTTGAGGAACGCCACCTCGATGACCGGCAGGTCCGCCG includes these proteins:
- a CDS encoding phage tail tube protein is translated as MAIKLGMEAKLLYLVGGQGGAGSWTAMDNVRDVTLSLEAGEADVTTRANAGWRATVATLKEASVEWEMVWDTADAGFTAIKNAFFNNDLIGLQILDEADGQGLQADFSITNFSRNEALEEAITVSVTAKVTYSDTAPSWIGG
- a CDS encoding DUF2190 family protein yields the protein MATTFVQQGAAIDYTPGADTPAGTVVVQGDLVGVTRVDLKAGQLGALAVEGVFDFPKATTAGTGFTAGQLAYWDNTNDMATKTATGNKLIGKVVRAAADADATIRIRLSQ